A DNA window from Paraclostridium bifermentans contains the following coding sequences:
- the dhaK gene encoding dihydroxyacetone kinase subunit DhaK, whose protein sequence is MKKIINKPETVVMEMCNGIAMAHPELEFLKKYKVIKKKNINKNKVSLISGGGSGHEPAHAGFVGKGMLDAAVCGDVFASPSQIQIYNAIKETASNKGTLLIIKNYSGDIMNFRNAAHLAIEDGLIVDYIKVDDDIAVEDSLYTVGRRGVAGTVLVHKIAGAAAELGMSLHEVKEVAQKAANNVRSLGFALTSCTVPAKGTPTFQLEEDEIEFGVGIHGEPGVRREKTSSADELAKKMVNDILADMKIEDSNEEEIALMINGFGGTPLQELYLLNNSVIRELAKRNIKICTAFVGNYMTSIDMAGASVSIMKLDNELKHLLSQVSEAPGFKVSGAFVPVEYTDIYEDENNTDDSNICFEVQTNKDFSNIEDYRFTLENMIYVVDKMSEIIIKNEVPFCELDSYAGDGDFGMSVAKGFKQLKREWANILSIEDLTIGKFLNECSMVIMEYCGGASGPIWGSAFRAAGRYVGDKDELTVLNFANMMDAAVNGVQATGERSFGRGAGVGDKTLIDALVPCANSWELSVKENDTFKEAFEKAARKAVEGAEATKEIVARMGRAGTVGERSLGYPDAGAHALGVIFTEISNDLK, encoded by the coding sequence ATGAAAAAAATAATAAATAAACCAGAAACTGTGGTTATGGAAATGTGTAATGGAATAGCTATGGCGCATCCAGAACTTGAGTTTTTAAAAAAATATAAAGTAATTAAGAAAAAAAATATAAATAAAAATAAAGTTAGTTTAATAAGTGGTGGTGGAAGTGGTCATGAACCAGCACATGCAGGATTTGTAGGAAAAGGTATGTTAGATGCAGCTGTTTGTGGAGATGTGTTTGCATCACCTTCTCAAATACAAATATATAATGCAATAAAAGAGACTGCAAGTAATAAAGGAACATTACTAATAATCAAAAACTATAGTGGAGATATTATGAATTTTAGAAATGCAGCACATCTTGCTATAGAAGATGGTTTGATTGTTGACTATATAAAGGTAGATGACGATATTGCTGTTGAAGATAGTTTATATACAGTAGGTAGACGTGGAGTTGCAGGAACAGTTTTAGTTCATAAAATAGCTGGAGCTGCAGCTGAACTTGGTATGAGTTTACATGAAGTAAAGGAAGTTGCACAAAAAGCTGCTAATAATGTTAGAAGTTTAGGGTTTGCACTTACATCATGTACTGTACCAGCAAAAGGAACGCCTACATTCCAATTAGAAGAAGATGAGATAGAATTTGGAGTTGGAATACATGGAGAGCCAGGTGTAAGAAGAGAAAAAACATCTTCTGCAGATGAGCTGGCTAAAAAAATGGTTAATGATATATTAGCAGATATGAAAATAGAAGATTCAAATGAAGAAGAAATTGCATTGATGATTAATGGCTTTGGAGGAACTCCACTTCAAGAACTATATTTACTTAATAACTCTGTTATACGTGAATTAGCTAAGAGAAATATCAAAATATGTACAGCTTTTGTTGGAAACTATATGACTAGTATAGATATGGCAGGAGCATCTGTATCTATAATGAAATTAGATAATGAGCTAAAACATTTATTATCTCAAGTAAGTGAAGCACCTGGATTTAAGGTTTCAGGAGCTTTCGTACCAGTAGAATATACAGATATATATGAAGATGAAAATAATACAGATGATTCAAATATATGTTTTGAAGTGCAAACTAATAAAGATTTTTCAAATATAGAAGATTATAGATTCACTTTAGAAAATATGATCTATGTAGTTGATAAAATGAGTGAAATAATAATAAAAAATGAAGTGCCATTCTGTGAATTAGATTCTTATGCTGGAGATGGAGATTTTGGAATGAGTGTTGCAAAAGGATTTAAGCAATTAAAAAGAGAATGGGCAAATATACTTTCAATAGAAGACCTAACTATTGGTAAATTCTTAAATGAGTGTTCTATGGTAATAATGGAATACTGTGGAGGAGCATCAGGGCCAATATGGGGAAGTGCTTTTAGAGCAGCAGGAAGATATGTAGGAGATAAAGATGAACTTACTGTTTTAAACTTTGCTAATATGATGGATGCAGCTGTTAATGGTGTACAAGCTACAGGTGAAAGATCATTTGGTAGAGGAGCTGGAGTAGGAGATAAGACTTTAATAGATGCATTAGTACCATGTGCAAACTCATGGGAATTAAGCGTAAAAGAAAATGATACATTTAAAGAAGCTTTTGAAAAAGCAGCAAGAAAAGCTGTAGAAGGAGCCGAGGCAACTAAAGAAATAGTAGCTCGTATGGGTAGAGCAGGAACTGTTGGAGAAAGAAGTTTAGGATATCCAGATGCAGGAGCTCATGCTCTTGGAGTAATATTTACTGAAATATCTAATGATTTAAAATAG